From Candidatus Pedobacter colombiensis, one genomic window encodes:
- a CDS encoding LytTR family DNA-binding domain-containing protein: protein MIAIAIDDEPIALDVVRSHASKVPYIELVATFTNAFDAVIFLQENKTDLIFLDIKMPDINGIDFLNTLSVPPMVIFTTAYSEHAVKSFELNAIDYLLKPFSLPRFLKACNKAQELYSLRNNSGDAPQTPYIFIKDGYEQIKVLINDILYIEASGNYTQIHLNNHNLLSTRVPLNEMLQILTVKKFVRIHRAFIIAKEKITKFDRNQVWIGDKSIPIGATYMQCLQELG from the coding sequence ATGATTGCTATAGCGATAGATGATGAGCCCATTGCTTTGGATGTGGTACGGTCCCATGCATCCAAAGTCCCATACATAGAGCTCGTTGCAACCTTTACAAATGCATTCGATGCCGTTATTTTTCTCCAAGAAAACAAAACTGACCTTATTTTCCTAGACATCAAAATGCCAGATATTAATGGCATCGACTTTCTAAATACACTCAGTGTTCCTCCAATGGTTATTTTTACAACTGCTTATTCCGAACATGCGGTAAAAAGCTTTGAGTTGAACGCCATCGATTATTTATTAAAACCTTTTTCGCTACCTCGGTTCTTAAAAGCATGTAATAAAGCTCAAGAACTTTACAGTCTGAGAAACAATTCCGGAGATGCCCCACAAACGCCATATATCTTTATAAAAGATGGATACGAACAAATAAAGGTATTGATAAACGACATTCTTTATATTGAAGCCTCCGGAAATTATACGCAAATACATCTCAACAATCACAATTTGCTTAGCACAAGGGTCCCACTTAATGAGATGTTGCAAATCCTTACGGTTAAAAAGTTCGTCCGAATACATCGTGCTTTCATTATTGCGAAAGAAAAAATAACCAAATTCGATCGCAATCAGGTCTGGATCGGAGATAAATCAATCCCTATTGGTGCCACTTACATGCAATGTTTACAGGAATTAGGGTAA
- a CDS encoding response regulator codes for MFKLTFKQQVLTGFIVSLSFVLVSAITSYFSIDKLNDDTRWQSHTYDVINLLKDVEFQILNSETGLRGFIISEKTEFLTPYKKSSSKILNTVQDLKRIVTDNSAQEMLIDSLDFYAHEKVEDMKETLRTYEAKGKDAAENRVMAGTGQFFKTKILELSGKIIQGEKQLLVKRKAAIHKSSFQSEFVVIASSIIIFFLILFLLSYIRRTFDQQKETETQIRDSNLQLEKISAENKQKNWLLSGTTAINEAMRGEQEIDELATNIITKICNYINAPIGAFFLVNQSKKTVKFEGGYAWHNTKSTRHEYHFGEGFIGQVAAEKQYKLLEDIPADYIKVQSGLGEAPPNCICLVPIVFEEKAIAVIELGLNQKPDKSMRLLLNTVEESIGIGVNSAIARVKLRALFEQTQQQAEELESQQEELRTTNEELVYKSEQLQASEEELRVQQEELRQTNAELEEKAQQLEERNIAINQAKEAMSLKAEELEISSKYKSEFLANMSHELRTPLNSILILARILKENRPENLNEDQIKYAGVIHNAGTDLLTLINDILDLSKIESGKLDLTISPMKPAAIQHNMEALFTELAKSKKITFHTILDNELPKEIFTDQSRAEQVVKNMLSNAFKFTPEHGEITLEIHKANPGTVFFSSQLKTTTEEIIAISVKDTGIGIPADKQKLIFEAFQQADGSTSRKYGGTGLGLSISKELAHILGGEIQVESKQGQGSKFTFLIPKNNTANHQDTVIEVEEPTITPIIPDPVFNPDHHNEKQTLLIVEDDLVFADLLNDYAIEKGFKPILAHSGDVALEMAFSELPDAIVLDIMLPVVDGWTILKKLKADPRTKHIPVHMMSAGNEKAGKAKKEGAIGFLKKPIEKEQLDEAFELLSAAHLKYNLNTVLVIEDQELQSAALTQQLTTKGVEVKQAFTGKEALALLDEYTFDCIILDLKLPDISGFELLDIIKARPAYSHIPVIINTAMELDQDKMAHIMRYTEAMVLKSNKSNDRLIDEVSLFMNKLKQDGQAPSPLISKHHTSKASSTMEKVLRDKTILITDDDMRNIFALSSALQAYDLKIIIASNGREAIEKLEDSNHIDLVLMDIMMPEMDGYEAMRLIRSKKEFAKLPIIALTAKAMKNDKEKCIEAGANDYISKPVDMDKLLSMLRVWLS; via the coding sequence ATGTTTAAACTGACTTTTAAACAACAAGTATTAACAGGCTTCATCGTCTCCCTTTCATTTGTTCTGGTTTCTGCAATAACCTCTTACTTTAGTATTGATAAATTAAACGACGACACCAGGTGGCAAAGTCACACCTATGATGTAATTAACCTGCTCAAGGATGTCGAATTCCAGATACTGAATTCAGAAACCGGGCTCAGAGGCTTTATTATAAGTGAAAAAACAGAGTTTCTAACTCCCTACAAGAAAAGCTCTTCAAAAATTTTAAATACAGTTCAAGACCTAAAAAGAATTGTAACCGATAACTCTGCTCAGGAAATGCTTATTGACTCCCTTGATTTTTATGCTCATGAGAAGGTAGAGGACATGAAAGAAACGCTCCGCACTTATGAGGCTAAAGGAAAAGATGCAGCAGAAAATCGTGTAATGGCTGGTACAGGCCAGTTTTTTAAAACCAAGATCCTCGAACTAAGCGGAAAAATCATTCAGGGAGAAAAACAATTGCTGGTCAAAAGAAAAGCAGCTATTCATAAAAGCAGCTTTCAAAGTGAATTTGTAGTTATAGCTAGCTCTATTATTATATTTTTTCTGATCCTATTCTTATTGTCCTACATCAGGCGAACATTTGATCAGCAAAAAGAAACAGAGACACAGATCAGAGATTCAAACCTCCAACTGGAAAAAATATCAGCCGAGAATAAACAAAAAAATTGGCTGCTTTCGGGAACTACAGCAATTAATGAAGCCATGCGTGGCGAACAGGAGATAGATGAACTGGCGACAAATATCATTACTAAGATTTGCAACTACATCAATGCCCCCATTGGCGCCTTTTTCCTCGTTAATCAATCTAAAAAGACCGTTAAATTTGAAGGAGGATACGCCTGGCACAATACAAAAAGCACCAGGCATGAATACCATTTCGGCGAAGGTTTTATTGGACAAGTAGCTGCAGAAAAACAGTATAAATTGCTGGAGGATATCCCAGCAGATTACATTAAGGTACAATCGGGATTGGGCGAAGCCCCGCCCAACTGTATTTGCCTGGTACCAATAGTTTTTGAAGAAAAAGCTATTGCTGTTATTGAATTAGGATTAAATCAGAAGCCTGATAAATCCATGCGCTTATTATTAAATACGGTTGAAGAAAGCATAGGCATAGGTGTAAACAGTGCCATAGCCCGTGTAAAATTAAGAGCCTTATTTGAGCAAACCCAACAGCAGGCAGAAGAGCTGGAAAGTCAGCAGGAAGAATTACGCACGACCAATGAAGAACTGGTTTACAAATCCGAACAGCTGCAAGCATCCGAAGAAGAATTAAGAGTTCAACAAGAAGAACTGCGTCAAACCAATGCTGAACTGGAAGAAAAAGCCCAACAGCTCGAGGAACGCAACATTGCTATAAACCAGGCTAAAGAAGCCATGAGTTTAAAAGCAGAAGAATTGGAGATCTCCAGCAAATATAAATCCGAGTTTCTGGCCAATATGAGTCACGAACTAAGGACACCATTAAACAGTATCTTAATTCTTGCCCGTATATTAAAAGAAAATCGCCCGGAAAACCTTAATGAAGATCAGATAAAGTATGCTGGCGTTATCCACAATGCCGGAACAGATTTGCTAACATTGATCAACGATATCCTCGATCTGTCTAAAATTGAGTCCGGAAAACTGGATCTGACCATATCCCCAATGAAGCCTGCAGCCATCCAACACAATATGGAAGCATTGTTCACCGAATTGGCCAAAAGCAAAAAAATCACCTTCCATACCATCCTCGACAACGAATTGCCAAAAGAGATTTTTACTGATCAATCGAGAGCAGAACAGGTGGTCAAGAATATGCTTTCAAATGCCTTCAAATTCACTCCCGAACATGGAGAAATTACACTCGAAATCCACAAGGCCAACCCTGGCACTGTCTTTTTCTCTAGCCAGTTAAAAACAACTACAGAAGAGATCATTGCCATCTCAGTAAAAGATACCGGCATTGGTATCCCAGCTGACAAACAAAAACTAATATTTGAAGCTTTCCAGCAAGCTGATGGATCAACCAGCAGGAAATACGGCGGTACAGGATTAGGCCTATCTATCAGTAAAGAGCTGGCACATATACTGGGCGGAGAAATTCAGGTTGAGAGTAAACAAGGACAAGGAAGTAAATTTACTTTCCTCATTCCCAAGAACAATACTGCAAACCATCAGGATACAGTAATCGAAGTTGAAGAACCAACCATTACCCCGATCATACCTGACCCAGTCTTCAACCCTGATCATCACAATGAAAAACAGACATTGCTAATTGTTGAAGATGACCTTGTATTTGCTGATTTACTTAATGACTATGCAATAGAGAAAGGCTTTAAACCGATTCTTGCCCACAGTGGTGACGTGGCCCTGGAAATGGCTTTTTCAGAACTTCCTGATGCCATTGTCCTGGATATAATGTTACCCGTAGTAGATGGCTGGACCATCCTTAAAAAACTTAAAGCTGATCCAAGAACCAAACACATCCCTGTGCACATGATGTCGGCAGGAAATGAAAAGGCAGGAAAAGCAAAAAAAGAAGGTGCAATTGGCTTTTTGAAAAAACCAATTGAAAAAGAGCAACTCGATGAAGCATTCGAACTACTAAGTGCCGCCCATTTAAAATACAACTTAAACACAGTGCTTGTTATTGAAGACCAGGAGCTGCAGAGTGCAGCATTAACCCAACAATTAACAACGAAAGGTGTTGAAGTAAAACAAGCTTTTACTGGTAAAGAAGCATTGGCCCTTTTAGATGAATATACCTTTGATTGTATTATCCTTGACCTTAAACTTCCGGATATTTCAGGATTCGAATTACTCGACATCATCAAAGCCCGCCCGGCCTACTCGCATATTCCAGTAATCATCAATACCGCGATGGAACTGGACCAGGATAAAATGGCTCATATCATGAGGTATACTGAGGCTATGGTGTTAAAGTCCAACAAATCTAACGACAGGCTAATAGATGAAGTAAGCTTGTTTATGAATAAACTCAAACAAGATGGCCAGGCACCTTCACCCCTTATCAGTAAACATCATACGAGCAAAGCTTCATCTACAATGGAAAAGGTTTTGAGAGATAAAACCATTTTGATCACGGATGATGATATGCGCAATATATTTGCACTATCAAGTGCACTACAAGCTTATGACCTAAAAATTATCATTGCAAGCAATGGACGGGAAGCCATAGAAAAGCTGGAAGATTCTAACCACATTGATCTTGTATTGATGGACATCATGATGCCGGAAATGGATGGTTATGAGGCTATGAGGCTCATCAGAAGTAAAAAGGAATTTGCCAAACTGCCTATAATTGCCTTAACTGCCAAAGCTATGAAGAATGATAAGGAAAAATGTATTGAGGCCGGAGCTAATGACTACATTTCGAAACCGGTTGATATGGATAAGTTACTTTCAATGTTAAGAGTTTGGCTAAGCTAA
- a CDS encoding 50S ribosomal protein L25/general stress protein Ctc, producing MKTIAISGSPRENVGKRDAKELRYEGKVPAVLYGGKEQVHFAALITDLKDAIYTPEANFVEIEINGNKVKAIIKELQFHPLTDVLLHVDFLQLFDDKEILMEIPVKLTGTSPGVKMGGKLVQKLRKLRVKAFPKDMPQTVEVNISKMEVGNLFRVRDLVKGSYTITNTGEDTIVSVGMSRALKQAEQAAGKK from the coding sequence ATGAAAACAATCGCAATTAGCGGTTCTCCAAGAGAGAACGTAGGGAAACGCGATGCTAAAGAGCTTCGCTACGAAGGTAAAGTTCCTGCAGTATTGTATGGTGGTAAAGAGCAAGTTCACTTTGCAGCTTTGATCACTGATTTAAAGGATGCTATTTACACTCCGGAAGCAAACTTTGTTGAAATTGAAATCAACGGTAACAAAGTAAAAGCTATCATTAAAGAATTACAATTTCACCCATTAACTGACGTGTTATTACACGTAGATTTTCTTCAGTTATTTGATGACAAAGAAATCTTAATGGAAATCCCTGTTAAATTAACCGGTACTTCTCCAGGTGTTAAAATGGGTGGTAAATTAGTTCAGAAATTACGTAAACTTCGTGTTAAAGCATTCCCTAAAGATATGCCTCAAACAGTTGAAGTGAACATCAGCAAAATGGAAGTTGGTAACTTGTTCCGTGTACGTGACCTTGTAAAAGGTAGCTACACCATCACTAACACAGGTGAAGATACTATCGTTTCTGTTGGTATGTCAAGAGCTTTAAAACAAGCAGAGCAAGCAGCTGGTAAAAAATAA
- a CDS encoding protein-glutamate O-methyltransferase CheR: protein MNNETDTISYEELNSLISFIKNIHGFDFSDYSAASLKRRVTRIMELQKLSLFDLRTLLTNDQDYFESFLIEVTVNVTEMFRDPSFYKSVAHNIIPYLKSYQRIKVWNAGCSTGEELYSFAILFSEENLYERCFFYGTDINSHVLEQAKNGIYNLQKMKQYSENFQKTETTNTLSNYYTAKYNAASIHHSLKKNILFSVHNLASDGVFNEFQVISCRNVLIYFNIELQKKVIELFYNSLANFGFLCLGSKETLRSTELGRFKIIDKKNNIYQKIA from the coding sequence ATGAATAACGAAACCGACACCATTAGCTATGAAGAACTGAATAGCCTGATCAGCTTCATCAAAAACATTCATGGTTTTGATTTTAGCGACTATTCTGCTGCATCTTTAAAAAGAAGGGTAACCAGAATCATGGAGTTGCAAAAACTAAGCCTGTTCGACTTACGTACCCTATTAACAAATGATCAGGATTATTTTGAGTCATTTTTAATTGAGGTGACCGTTAATGTAACCGAAATGTTTAGGGACCCATCCTTTTACAAATCGGTGGCCCACAATATCATCCCTTATTTAAAATCCTATCAGCGGATTAAAGTATGGAATGCTGGCTGCTCTACAGGCGAAGAACTCTATTCTTTTGCAATCCTGTTTTCGGAAGAAAACCTTTATGAGCGCTGTTTTTTTTATGGTACAGATATTAATTCCCATGTACTGGAACAAGCTAAAAATGGAATTTACAATTTGCAAAAAATGAAACAATATTCTGAGAATTTTCAGAAAACGGAAACAACAAATACATTATCTAACTATTATACAGCAAAATACAACGCAGCATCAATTCATCATTCCTTAAAAAAGAACATCCTTTTTTCTGTGCATAACCTCGCCTCAGACGGGGTATTTAATGAGTTCCAGGTAATTTCTTGTCGCAATGTACTCATCTACTTTAACATCGAATTGCAAAAAAAGGTCATAGAACTATTTTACAATAGTTTAGCTAATTTTGGCTTTTTATGCTTAGGCTCAAAAGAGACATTGAGAAGTACCGAGTTGGGTCGCTTTAAAATTATAGATAAGAAAAACAACATTTACCAAAAAATAGCGTAG
- the pth gene encoding aminoacyl-tRNA hydrolase gives MKYLIVGLGNIGPEYAYTRHNIGFMIADELVKQQEGTFSNTRLAYYAEVGFKGRKLHVIKPTTYMNLSGKAVNYYMQELRIPLENVLVIVDDLALPLGKLRLKLQGSSAGHNGLKSIEGLCGGQGYPRLRFGISDNFGRGQQADYVLSPFDKDELPELPALIDRSTELIKSFVTIGPAKTMTAFNQ, from the coding sequence ATGAAATACTTAATTGTTGGTTTAGGGAACATTGGTCCTGAATATGCGTATACCCGCCATAATATTGGTTTTATGATTGCTGACGAGCTGGTAAAGCAGCAGGAGGGAACATTTTCGAATACCCGCCTGGCTTATTATGCTGAAGTTGGTTTTAAAGGTAGAAAGCTGCATGTGATTAAACCGACTACTTATATGAATCTAAGTGGTAAAGCAGTGAATTATTATATGCAGGAGTTGCGTATTCCTCTGGAGAATGTACTGGTTATTGTTGATGATCTGGCTTTGCCGTTGGGCAAACTGCGCCTGAAGTTACAGGGTAGCAGCGCGGGACATAATGGTTTAAAAAGCATTGAGGGTCTTTGTGGTGGACAAGGTTATCCACGCTTACGCTTTGGTATCAGTGACAACTTTGGCAGAGGGCAACAGGCAGATTATGTGCTGTCGCCCTTTGATAAAGATGAATTACCGGAGTTGCCTGCATTGATCGATAGGAGTACAGAGCTGATCAAAAGCTTTGTTACTATTGGCCCTGCCAAAACGATGACAGCTTTTAACCAATAA
- a CDS encoding response regulator, with the protein MEKINILIVDDRPENIIALEALLQRDDINIISTTNPNEALRLSWEMDIAIALIDVQMPEMDGFELVEILKSNPRTKEILIIFVTAISKETKYAVKGLNTGAIDYLYKPLDPFITSAKVDSFIQFVRNQREIKNKNHELEANQKELIKAKDLAEQGKRIKENFLANMSHEIRTPINGIIGITQLLKKTTLSDEQHEMVKLLEISSNSLLGVINDVLDLAKIESGKFKINRAPTDVVKICESVVNLLRIPSVEKNLHLTINLDSELPKMILADSLRLNQILMNLIGNAIKFTHEGSVTLKVEILDRKGNNVKLKFSVIDTGIGIAKENIEKIFETFEQADEQTTIKFGGTGLGLSIVKNLAKLKGGTLEVHSEEFKGSTFSFTNWYEIFKETAVLKKPTEEKLLPLGNTRILVAEDNPINKFLITKILQSWQIEMDIVENGKEAIEKLRENDYDLILMDTFMPVMNGLEAIKLIREGYASGKESIPIITFSAAVMDTDKETAIAAGANDVISKPFEPTVLHKKILEYTKVIG; encoded by the coding sequence ATGGAAAAAATTAACATATTAATTGTTGATGACAGACCCGAAAATATTATTGCCCTTGAAGCACTTCTGCAAAGAGATGATATCAATATAATCAGTACCACCAATCCCAATGAAGCCCTTCGGTTATCATGGGAAATGGATATCGCGATTGCTCTGATTGATGTTCAAATGCCCGAAATGGATGGATTTGAATTGGTAGAAATCTTAAAAAGCAATCCCAGAACAAAAGAAATACTGATCATATTCGTTACCGCCATATCCAAAGAAACAAAGTATGCCGTTAAAGGATTAAACACTGGTGCAATTGATTACCTATATAAACCCTTAGACCCATTCATTACCTCTGCGAAAGTAGATTCATTTATCCAGTTTGTTAGAAATCAACGGGAAATAAAAAACAAAAACCATGAGCTTGAGGCCAATCAGAAAGAGCTGATCAAGGCAAAAGATCTAGCCGAGCAAGGCAAACGCATTAAAGAGAACTTTTTGGCCAATATGAGCCACGAAATCCGTACACCAATTAACGGAATTATTGGAATTACCCAACTCTTAAAGAAAACAACCCTAAGTGATGAGCAACACGAAATGGTTAAATTGCTCGAAATTTCATCCAATTCATTACTTGGTGTAATCAATGACGTGCTTGACCTGGCGAAAATAGAATCCGGTAAATTTAAAATCAATAGAGCCCCTACTGATGTTGTAAAAATATGTGAGTCGGTGGTCAACCTGTTGCGTATCCCATCCGTTGAGAAGAACCTTCATTTAACCATAAATCTGGATTCTGAACTCCCAAAAATGATCCTTGCGGACTCCCTTCGTTTAAATCAGATCCTGATGAACCTGATTGGCAATGCAATTAAGTTCACCCATGAGGGCAGCGTAACTTTAAAAGTAGAGATCCTGGATAGAAAAGGGAACAATGTTAAACTCAAATTTTCAGTTATAGATACGGGTATAGGCATCGCAAAAGAAAATATTGAGAAGATTTTCGAAACCTTTGAGCAAGCAGACGAACAAACTACAATTAAGTTTGGCGGTACCGGTTTGGGGCTTTCTATCGTTAAAAATCTTGCAAAACTTAAAGGTGGCACACTTGAGGTGCACAGTGAAGAGTTTAAAGGAAGTACTTTTAGCTTCACCAACTGGTATGAAATATTTAAAGAAACTGCAGTGCTAAAAAAACCTACAGAGGAAAAGTTGCTACCACTTGGCAATACAAGAATTCTTGTTGCTGAAGATAACCCCATCAATAAATTCCTGATCACTAAAATTCTGCAAAGCTGGCAAATTGAGATGGATATAGTAGAAAATGGGAAAGAAGCAATAGAAAAACTAAGAGAGAACGATTACGATCTTATTTTAATGGATACCTTTATGCCGGTAATGAACGGATTAGAAGCCATTAAACTGATTCGTGAAGGTTATGCTAGTGGAAAAGAAAGTATTCCAATTATCACCTTTTCTGCAGCAGTGATGGATACAGATAAAGAAACAGCCATAGCTGCCGGAGCAAATGATGTTATTAGTAAACCTTTTGAACCGACAGTACTACACAAGAAAATATTGGAATACACTAAGGTTATTGGTTAA
- a CDS encoding ribose-phosphate pyrophosphokinase yields the protein MPLQFNPVKLFAGTGTKELAIRIAEQYGKPLGDVTLNKFSDGEFQPSYNETVRGCDVFLIQSTYQPSDNLMELLLMVDAAKRASAHYITAVVPYYGLARQDRKDKPRVAIGAKLVANLLKSAGIHRIMTMDLHAAQIQGFFDIPVDHLDGSVIFVPYIKSLGLENLIIASPDMGGSYRARTFAKFFNAEVVICDKRRKRANEIESMSIIGDVVGQDVVLIDDICDTAGTLAKAAALIMEKGAKSVRAVCTHPVLSGKAYETIENSMLTELIVTDTIPLKQESSKIRVLTTAPLFAKAIANVNEHGSISDLFNV from the coding sequence ATGCCATTGCAATTTAACCCCGTTAAGCTTTTTGCCGGAACTGGTACAAAAGAATTAGCAATAAGAATTGCCGAACAATACGGCAAACCACTTGGCGATGTAACTTTAAACAAGTTTAGCGACGGTGAGTTTCAGCCTTCTTACAATGAAACTGTGCGTGGTTGTGATGTTTTCTTAATACAATCCACTTACCAGCCTTCTGATAATCTAATGGAATTGTTGCTGATGGTTGATGCCGCTAAAAGGGCTTCAGCACATTACATTACTGCAGTGGTTCCTTATTATGGTTTGGCAAGACAGGACCGAAAGGATAAACCAAGGGTAGCAATAGGTGCTAAATTGGTAGCTAACTTATTGAAATCTGCAGGAATTCATAGGATTATGACTATGGATCTTCATGCTGCACAGATACAAGGTTTTTTTGATATCCCGGTTGATCACCTGGATGGTTCTGTAATCTTTGTTCCTTATATTAAAAGTTTGGGACTGGAAAACTTAATCATCGCTTCTCCGGATATGGGTGGATCTTATCGCGCACGTACCTTTGCTAAATTCTTTAATGCAGAGGTTGTAATTTGTGATAAGAGACGTAAGCGTGCAAATGAAATTGAGTCGATGTCGATCATCGGTGATGTGGTAGGTCAGGATGTAGTTTTGATTGATGATATTTGCGATACAGCAGGTACATTGGCTAAAGCAGCAGCTTTGATTATGGAAAAAGGTGCTAAGAGCGTAAGAGCTGTTTGTACTCATCCTGTATTATCAGGAAAAGCTTACGAAACTATTGAGAACTCAATGTTAACTGAGCTTATCGTTACCGATACTATTCCTTTAAAACAGGAAAGTTCAAAAATAAGAGTACTCACTACGGCGCCATTGTTTGCAAAGGCAATTGCCAATGTAAATGAGCACGGGTCTATTAGTGACCTTTTTAATGTTTAA
- the ltrA gene encoding group II intron reverse transcriptase/maturase, which translates to MLEEILDIRNVQKAFRQVTTNKGAGGIDGMQTDELRDYLNIHWQALKSDILAGNYRPQSVLKVEIPKTGGGTRILGIPTVIDRLLQQAISQWLSPKYEGDFSANSYGFRPGRSAHQAVFQGQVNLNAGYTWVVEVDLEKFFDTVNHDKLMSLLWVKIKDKGTLKLIRAYLSGGMMDNGLVSPRREGTPQGSPLSPLLSNIILNELDQILEDRGHRFVRYADDCSIYVRSRKSAFRVMAVMTGYLEDKLKLKVNREKSKVSRPSGSTLLGFSFYGSKQGWQIRVASKSLKTIKQKIREQTQRNHSIATSERIYRLEKVIRGWVNYFSIAKAKNQLLRLDEMVRVRLRMIIWKQWKKVYTRIGNLIKLGISRDKAYEWANSRKSYCRIAHSPILCRVLDNAYFTKLKYTGFTNYYYWKTEYQKKLF; encoded by the coding sequence ATGCTTGAAGAAATATTAGACATCCGAAATGTACAAAAAGCCTTTCGGCAGGTTACTACCAATAAGGGTGCTGGGGGTATTGATGGTATGCAGACCGATGAACTTCGTGACTACCTCAATATCCACTGGCAAGCATTAAAGAGTGATATTTTAGCGGGTAATTATCGACCACAATCTGTACTTAAGGTAGAAATACCCAAAACGGGCGGTGGAACGAGAATTTTGGGCATCCCAACGGTAATCGACAGGCTGTTGCAACAGGCGATCTCTCAATGGTTGAGTCCTAAGTACGAGGGCGATTTTTCAGCAAACAGTTATGGGTTTCGCCCGGGTCGCAGTGCACATCAGGCGGTATTTCAGGGGCAGGTAAACCTCAATGCGGGTTATACCTGGGTTGTAGAAGTGGACTTGGAAAAGTTCTTTGATACGGTCAACCACGACAAGCTTATGAGCCTGTTATGGGTTAAGATCAAGGATAAGGGGACCTTAAAGCTTATTCGTGCTTACCTAAGTGGCGGTATGATGGATAATGGACTGGTTAGCCCCAGAAGAGAGGGTACGCCGCAAGGTAGTCCTTTGAGCCCTTTATTATCAAACATTATTCTGAATGAGCTAGATCAAATTCTGGAAGACCGGGGCCACCGTTTTGTACGTTACGCAGATGACTGTAGTATTTATGTGCGGAGCAGAAAATCGGCCTTCCGTGTTATGGCGGTTATGACAGGCTATTTGGAAGATAAGTTGAAACTCAAGGTCAACCGGGAGAAGAGCAAAGTAAGCCGACCATCTGGTAGCACGCTTTTAGGCTTTTCCTTTTATGGCTCCAAACAAGGATGGCAGATCCGGGTTGCGTCCAAATCTCTGAAAACGATAAAACAGAAGATAAGGGAACAAACCCAACGGAACCATTCGATTGCTACTAGTGAACGAATTTATAGACTAGAAAAGGTCATACGGGGCTGGGTAAATTACTTTTCTATAGCCAAAGCCAAAAATCAGTTACTTAGATTAGACGAAATGGTCCGTGTAAGGTTAAGAATGATCATTTGGAAACAGTGGAAGAAAGTATATACCCGTATTGGGAACCTAATTAAGTTGGGTATTTCAAGGGACAAAGCTTATGAATGGGCAAACAGTCGAAAATCTTATTGCAGAATTGCTCACAGCCCAATACTATGTCGGGTGCTAGACAATGCATACTTTACAAAGCTAAAGTATACGGGCTTTACCAACTACTATTACTGGAAAACTGAATACCAGAAGAAATTATTCTAA